One segment of Macrotis lagotis isolate mMagLag1 chromosome 1, bilby.v1.9.chrom.fasta, whole genome shotgun sequence DNA contains the following:
- the ASMTL gene encoding putative bifunctional dTTP/UTP pyrophosphatase/methyltransferase protein isoform X4: MPITCCQDKQLETEVFEFYEETKVKFSDLSEELLWEYIHSGEPMDKAGGYGIQALGGMLVEYVHGDFLNVVGFPLNHFCKKLVELYYPPPKDAIHHVKHDSIPSVETFEVLSDEEYGSSNSTQQNATGKLEDDNAFCSGVTGSLGKKEISQEVMGEPLVKCSGNMENLTKFPSTLIELLDGFKASKAMFVASKLKVFDLLKDKAILKAKDVADRINASVCGTERLLDSCTALELLKKTNQGYSNTESADKYLVSDSEHSLHGYIIHSNDHIWPLFTHLESAVKEGTNQNHQVLGKKAQDLFQDSYYHSMETKLRFMRAMHSIIKLTARDVATAFDLSRFRSACDLGGCTGALAHVLIQEYPNLKVNVFDLPNVIENVSCFQPTGQDNSRITFTSGDFFKDDIPEADLYILSRVLHDWPDDKIDTLLRKISDLCKPGCALLIAEIVLGEEKIDPPRAVLQSLSMTEGKQRSNSEYKQLLEKYGFTQVQTKITGNFLDAILAFKKITCVVN; this comes from the exons gGACAAAGCTGGTGGCTATGGCATACAGGCTCTTGGGGGCATGTTAGTTGAGTATGTTCATGGAGACTTTTTGAATGTAGTAGGATTCCCTCTGAACCACTTTTGCAAAAAGTTGGTGGAATTGTATTATCCGCCCCCTAAAGATGCCATACATCATGTAAAGCATGATTCGATTCCTTCAGTAGAAACCTTTGAAGTTCTAAGTGATGAAGAATATGGCAGCTCAAATTCTACCCAACAAAATGCAACTGGCAAGCTAGAAGATGACAATGCATTCTGTTCTGGAGTTACCGGGAgccttggaaagaaagaaattagccAAGAGGTGATGGGAGAGCCTTTGGTGAAATGCAGTGGAAATATGGAAAATCTGactaaatttccttctactctcatAGAGCTTTTAGATGGCTTTAAAGCTTCAAAG GCAATGTTTGTGGCCTCTAAGCTAAAGGTGTTTGATTTGCTCAAAGACAAAGCCATTCTGAAGGCCAAAGATGTTGCTGATCGCATAAATGCATCTGTTTGTGGGACTGAAAGATTACTTGATTCCTGCACAGCACTGgaattattaaagaaaaccaaTCAAG GTTACAGTAACACAGAATCGGCTGATAAGTACTTGGTGTCTGACAGTGAACATTCACTGCATGGCTATATCATCCATTCTAACGATCATATTTGGCCACTGTTCACACATCTGGAATCTGCTGTCAAAGAGGGAACAAATCAGAACCATCAAGTTTTAGGAAAGAAAGCTCAGGACTTATTTCAG GACTCCTATTAtcacagcatggaaacaaagctGCGTTTTATGAGAGCTATGCATAGCATTATCAAGCTGACTGCACGAGATGTGGCAACAGCTTTTGATCTGTCAAGATTTCGCTCTGCCTGTGATTTGGGAG GCTGTACGGGAGCTTTGGCACATGTACTAATACAAGAATACCCAAATCTAAAAGTGAATGTGTTTGACCTTCCTAATGTCATTGAAAATGTTTCTTGTTTTCAACCTACCGGACAAGACAACAGTCGAATAACTTTCACATCag GTGATTTTTTCAAAGATGATATCCCTGAAGCTGATCTTTACATTCTTTCAAGAGTTCTCCATGACTGGCCAGATGACAAGATTGATacattattaagaaaaatttcagaTCTTTGCAAACCAG gcTGTGCCTTGCTGATAGCTGAAATTGTACTTGGTGAAGAGAAGATAGACCCTCCAAGAGCTGTGCTACAGTCCCTTAGTatgacggaaggcaagcagaggaGTAACTCAGAATACAAACagttgttggaaaaatatggattcACTCAAGTGCAGACTAAGATAACAGGAAATTTTTTAGATGctattttggcatttaaaaaaattacatgtgtAGTGAATTAA